The Fusobacterium sp. FSA-380-WT-3A region AACTTTTGATGTTACATTAAGGATTAGTACCATCCTCTTAATTTCATTGCAGCAGCAACTTTTTTAACTGAGTGCATATAAGCTGCTTCTCTCATTGTAACATTGTATTCTTCTTTGATTTTCCATAAAGCTTCGAAAGCGTCAACCATAGCGATATCTTCTTTCTCTTCAACTTCTTTTTCTCCCCAGTAGTATCCATATAGGTTTTGTACCCATTCGAAGTAAGAAACTGTAACTCCACCAGCGTTAGTTAAGATGTCTGGAGTAACAACTATTCCTTTTTTATTTAATACTTCGTCTCCAGCTGGAGTTATTGGTCCGTTTGCTGCTTCACAAACTAATTTAGCTTTAATTAATTCAGCTTGATGAGCATCGATAGCTTTTTCTAGAGCTGCTGGAACAACAACGTCAACGTCTGCTCCCCAGAACTCATCTACAGATATTTCTTTAGCGAATCCAACTAAGTTTCCGTTTTTAGCTTTGTAATCCCACATAGCTTGGAAATCTAATCCGTTTTCATCATAGATAGCATATGCTCCTTTTTCTTTACACCATTCGCACATTGCAACTACTTTTCCACCTAATTTTTCGATGTTTTTAACAGTGAAAGCTCCAACGTTTCCGAATCCTTGAACAGCTATTTTAGCAGATTTCATATCGATTCCTAATTTTTTAGCAGCTTCTCTAACTGTAACAGCAACTCCGTATCCTGTTGCTTCGTTTCTTCCTTTAGAACCACCAAAGTCTAATGGTTTTCCTGTTAAAGTTCCGATTGCAGAAGTTCCAGTTAATTTATTGTATTCGTCAACCATCCATGCCATGATTTGTCCGTTTGTATTTACGTCTGGAGCTGGAACGTCAACTTTTTCTCCTATTAATTTATATATTCCGTCAATATATCCTCTTGATAATCTTTCTAATTCTCCTTGAGATAATTCAGAAGGGTCAACGATGATTCCTCCTTTACCTCCTCCATAAGGTATTCCAGTTACTGAACATTTGAAAGTCATCCAAATAGATAAAGCTTTAACTTCTTCTAAAGATACGTTTTGGTGGAATCTGATTCCTCCTTTTGTAGGTCCAACAGCGTCGTTATGTTGAGATCTGAATCCTTTGAATATTCTGATAGATCCATCATCCATTTTTACAGGAATATTAACTTCTAATACTCTTTGTGGTTCTTTTAATAACTCGTAAACATTTGGTTCCATTCCTAATTTGTCACAAGCATTTTTAACTTGAGCTTGGGCCATTTCAAAAACGTTTAATTCTTTTTCCATCTTTCTTTACCTCCGTGATTTAATTGAAAAGTATAAAACTTTAATCAAAACTTTTTTTTATTTAAACTTATATTAAAAACTATTTTATTTTATTTTTACAATCTCCAGTTTCTTCAAACTCTAATAAGTTTTGGAAACTTGTTTCTATCATATTAGTTACAGCTTCATCTGTGTAAGAACCCATATGAGGAGAAACTAATACTCTTGGATACATATTTACTAATTTGTTTACCATAGGGTCAGCTAAATCTCCACCTTTGAAATCTTTAAAGAATACTGTAGATTCATTTTCTAAAACGTCTA contains the following coding sequences:
- the gluD gene encoding NAD-specific glutamate dehydrogenase codes for the protein MEKELNVFEMAQAQVKNACDKLGMEPNVYELLKEPQRVLEVNIPVKMDDGSIRIFKGFRSQHNDAVGPTKGGIRFHQNVSLEEVKALSIWMTFKCSVTGIPYGGGKGGIIVDPSELSQGELERLSRGYIDGIYKLIGEKVDVPAPDVNTNGQIMAWMVDEYNKLTGTSAIGTLTGKPLDFGGSKGRNEATGYGVAVTVREAAKKLGIDMKSAKIAVQGFGNVGAFTVKNIEKLGGKVVAMCEWCKEKGAYAIYDENGLDFQAMWDYKAKNGNLVGFAKEISVDEFWGADVDVVVPAALEKAIDAHQAELIKAKLVCEAANGPITPAGDEVLNKKGIVVTPDILTNAGGVTVSYFEWVQNLYGYYWGEKEVEEKEDIAMVDAFEALWKIKEEYNVTMREAAYMHSVKKVAAAMKLRGWY